A window of Panicum virgatum strain AP13 chromosome 8K, P.virgatum_v5, whole genome shotgun sequence contains these coding sequences:
- the LOC120644445 gene encoding uncharacterized protein LOC120644445 produces the protein MSKDTILSLLECIKNYFASTTGPPKGFQDKICKEWLKTSMGYKCPDECILFDAKQSSLCMEDGPFIDEAFYGSEIASFKDALAKIGVIIDVNCGQDLIARHLRSHKDRTTISRIYMYLMKHNWKPDNNTSDWIWIPKETEGGEWVSSRSCVLYDKNNLFSLQLHILDKYYDRELLDFFSITFDVRHGPCSQDYCKLWATWENSVHMLTMSDCFAFWKFIAINWTKKTEELLSGCVKVPVCTNGKIILQNKENVFVPDDLLLADLFNKLHHQSLFIWYPSSTPPSMSQARLNRIYSSIGVQRISKAITKNDSLTLENGRFRTVDSSKVIKVGLLQIIIAYLADPALDIPAEERQGMVSCLLNVTVQETDEPITVGYSVCLSSGEVVEVKACRMIRWERENSKLYMQSSDGESSYEEKIKFATYFADEISKGVLFEMADQIPSLAELIKFGSLLDFQDGAVGFLLKSKNLQLFPADEDFLKSSMLGGSKNQ, from the exons ATGTCCAAAGATACCATCTTGTCATTGCTTGAGTGCATCAAGAACTACTTTGCCTCTACAACTGGACCTCCTAAGGGCTTTCAGGACAAGATTTGCAAGGAGTGGTTGAAGACATCCATGGGCTACAAATGTCCTGATGAATGTATCCTATTTGATGCGAAACAGTCTTCTCTGTGCATGGAAGATGGCCCTTTCATCGACGAAGCATTCTATGGTTCAGAGATAGCCTCATTCAAAGATGCCCTTGCGAAAATTGGAGTGATCATTGATGTTAATTGTGGACAAGATCTTATTGCTCGTCATCTCAGAAGCCACAAGGATAGAACTACTATTTCCCGGATCTACatgtacttgatgaagcatAATTGGAAGCCTGACAACAACACCAGCGATTGGATTTGGATACCAAAGGAAACAGAGGGCGGAGAATGGGTGAGCTCAAGAAGCTGTGTTCTTTATGATAAGAACAATCTTTTTAGCCTGCAGCTACATATTCTGGACAAATATTATGACAGGGAGTTGCTTGACTTCTTTTCAATCACTTTCGATGTGAGGCATGGACCTTGTTCTCAAGACTATTGCAAATTATGGGCCACATGGGAGAACTCAGTTCACATGCTCACTATGTCTGATTGCTTTGCTTTCTGGAAGTTTATTGCAATTAACTGGACGAAAAAAACAGAGGAACTTCTTTCTGGTTGTGTCAAGGTTCCAGTATGTACCAATGGCAAGATCATTTTACAAAACAAGGAGAATGTGTTCGTTCCTGATGATCTATTGCTTGCAGATTTGTTCAACAAGCTTCATCATCAATCGCTTTTCATCTGGTATCCTTCTTCCACCCCACCATCCATGTCTCAAGCAAGACTTAACAGAATCTATAGTAGCATTGGTGTTCAGAGAATATCCAAAGCAATCACGAAGAATGATTCTTTGACCTTAGAGAATGGCCGTTTCAGAACAGTTGATTCGAGCAAGGTGATTAAGGTTGGCTTGCTACAGATAATTATCGCATACCTTGCTGATCCTGCTCTCGACATTCCTGCTGAAGAGAGGCAGGGGATGGTTTCTTGCCTTCTGAATGTGACTGTCCAAGAGACTGATGAACCTATCACGGTGGGCTATAGTGTATGCTTGTCATCTGGAGAGGTTGTGGAGGTGAAGGCCTGCCGAATGATTCGGTGGGAAAGGGAGAATTCTAAGCTGTATATGCAGAGCAGCGATGGTGAATCCAGCTATGAAGAGAAGATTAAGTTTGCAACCTACTTTGCAGATGAGATATCTAAAGGAGTGCTCTTTGAAATGGCAGATCAGATCCCTTCGCTTGCTGAACTCATAAAATTTGGAAGCTTACTGGACTTCCAGGATGGTGCTGTTGGGTTCTTGCTGAAGTCCAAGAATCTGCAGCTGTTCCCTGCAGATGAGGATTTTCTGAAGTCTTCAATGCTAG GTGGTAGCAAGAACCAGTAG
- the LOC120645639 gene encoding uncharacterized protein LOC120645639, with protein sequence MDLKNLSTHGTYILSSHFDESTYNSVLEFMGVKSVSIEWYAKCIEGSNLVKEAHEQLYLEIIYFVANNWQNCFLGTNMMSIPLLRYVDRNGVLLFWSINRASQWDDRLCIASDRTYRSWLISWNKEFPSANRFFLHPSTQIALEAFSQKTIVENWLQNHAKVEVVSVYSYGLTVVGSLGNDWRPLIAFAHFLYPSLKMEHIESYNLSELCHVMPVIDSYGSVVKKRNSIIVPAKGSKWVGLLGTNPWRNDGYIELSANYKSAGHFAGNNTSEDQPLEFLKTHLHASDVPFINPPNASFPTVSSPLTVDNAFLLLEWIRNIDSNGVRLPDQFLACVKEGSWLKTSVGYKPPNESFLSSANWGSLLQSVSSFVDIPMIDQQFYRNKLHMYKQELKAIGVRFEFQEASAYIGSRLMSMAAINELTKENVYSLLRLIRFLREKVLSPSELIDSVKGGCWMKSTLGYRRPSDCIIRDSDWNVASCISNQPFLDVQFYGEAIHDYKPELVLLGVIVGFKQNYQLVIDNFKFNSAAITPEATVLILKCIRYVGSCEDFIRKLKDLKWVRTNVGFRAPNACFLVDPEWECLVKIFEGVPIIDLGFYGSVISSYQDELKKTGLITRFEEASKAIAQVYKQMVSMSSLTKPNVLAVLKSYGQLRTHSPLPVELFNCMRSEK encoded by the coding sequence TGCTTGAATTTATGGGTGTCAAAAGTGTGAGCATTGAATGGTATGCAAAATGCATTGAAGGTTCTAATCTTGTCAAGGAGGCACATGAACAGCTTTACCTGGAAATTATATATTTTGTTGCCAATAATTGGCAAAACTGTTTCTTAGGTACAAACATGATGTCAATTCCCCTACTGAGATATGTTGATAGAAATGGTGTTCTCTTGTTTTGGAGCATAAATAGAGCTAGTCAGTGGGATGATAGGTTGTGCATTGCATCTGACAGGACGTACAGATCATGGTTAATCAGCTGGAACAAGGAGTTTCCATCTGCTAATCGGTTCTTTCTCCATCCCAGCACACAGATTGCTCTTGAAGCTTTCTCACAGAAGACGATAGTGGAAAACTGGCTTCAGAACCATGCAAAAGTGGAGGTTGTCTCTGTCTACAGTTATGGGTTGACTGTTGTTGGTTCTTTGGGTAATGATTGGAGACCTCTTATTGCTTTCGCACACTTTCTGTACCCCTCACTAAAGATGGAACACATAGAGAGCTACAACTTATCAGAGCTATGCCATGTCATGCCGGTAATTGACAGCTATGGCAGTGTTGTGAAGAAGAGAAATAGCATTATTGTTCCCGCCAAGGGTAGCAAATGGGTTGGTTTGCTGGGTACAAACCCATGGAGGAATGATGGCTATATTGAATTGTCAGCAAATTACAAGTCAGCAGGCCATTTTGCTGGGAACAACACATCTGAGGATCAGCCATTGGAATTCCTCAAGACACATCTGCATGCCTCAGATGTCCCATTCATAAACCCGCCAAATGCCAGCTTCCCTACTGTATCATCGCCTCTCACAGTGGATAATGCATTCTTGCTACTGGAATGGATACGGAATATCGATTCAAATGGTGTAAGATTACCAGATCAGTTCCTGGCTTGTGTAAAAGAAGGAAGTTGGCTAAAAACGTCAGTAGGGTACAAGCCACCAAATGAATCATTTCTGTCTAGTGCTAACTGGGGAAGCCTTTTGCAAAGTGTGTCTTCCTTTGTTGATATACCAATGATTGACCAACAATTCTATCGAAACAAGCTGCATATGTACAAACAGGAACTCAAGGCTATTGGGGTGAGATTTGAATTTCAGGAGGCATCAGCTTACATTGGAAGCCGCCTCATGTCTATGGCTGCAATCAATGAATTGACCAAAGAGAATGTGTACTCGCTGCTTCGGCTCATTCGGTTTTTACGAGAGAAGGTTCTATCTCCAAGTGAACTGATCGACAGTGTTAAAGGTGGATGTTGGATGAAGAGCACTCTTGGCTACAGGCGTCCTTCTGATTGTATCATCCGTGACTCAGATTGGAATGTGGCATCATGTATTAGTAACCAACCATTCCTTGATGTCCAGTTCTATGGCGAGGCAATTCATGACTACAAACCAGAGCTGGTGTTGCTTGGTGTTATTGTTGGGTTCAAACAAAATTACCAGCTTGTTATTGacaacttcaagttcaattcTGCTGCTATTACCCCTGAGGCTACTGTATTAATCCTCAAATGCATCCGCTATGTGGGTTCATGTGAAGATTTTATAAGGAAGCTCAAAGATTTGAAATGGGTGAGGACTAATGTGGGATTTCGTGCTCCTAATGCGTGTTTTCTTGTGGATCCTGAATGGGAGTGCCTTGTGAAGATTTTTGAAGGAGTTCCCATAATTGATTTAGGATTTTATGGGAGTGTCATCAGTTCATACCAAGACGAGTTGAAGAAAACTGGTTTGATAACACGATTTGAGGAGGCATCAAAGGCTATAGCTCAGGTTTACAAGCAAATGGTATCCATGTCATCACTTACAAAGCCTAATGTCCTTGCTGTACTAAAATCTTATGGGCAGCTGAGAACACACAGCCCACTTCCTGTTGAGCTTTTCAACTGCATGCGCAGCGAGAAGTGA